In Macadamia integrifolia cultivar HAES 741 chromosome 13, SCU_Mint_v3, whole genome shotgun sequence, one DNA window encodes the following:
- the LOC122058582 gene encoding uncharacterized protein LOC122058582 isoform X1, giving the protein MADVGNTDILSEIQALVSDKLQVVSYKWLSRNFTVSSNDSKRLLLEFVKKHGSGLEVVYTLSGWLKNDPPPVYHIRLVSGSKLAEVKQEFEDNCSVQVYSVQACIPKDPAVLWNAEFVQAEELFNQPSTVDNCLRDNRYCGVSNSFVKRNAKETPPVFVPPQRNNSGVTGPSKSSSANQTPFVPQPQEGKIQQVSPKIGLQSTTVASNDVKNEHSAREVHAHTTKPHMDKEKGTAFPANKKTAQNDKGSSGTGGSLASLWGRASTKSKPSCPPAETNNVVPNTSVSAEAQICAHEAVDAVSSDDEGQIIKHKRASNGEGSRKRRVVFDFSDEENEDAVNLASPDPPKRQSSPDSKHNKKSSVLDTNNLDFEEQKEENPKVKQEKITERDSSLWREDPVANQKKPGISLLDKSDNAVPKNDLNKKEKTTEAAPNSPKRRKVLKTRIDERGREVTEVVWEDEGAESKTTEKNPVNNVNNRPPATKSPAVGAAAPSIPAGKAGNKKAGKGGVKDPKQGNIMSFFKRV; this is encoded by the exons GCTTCTTCTGGAGTTTGTCAAAAAACATGGAAGTGGATTGGAAGTGGTATACACTTTGTCAGGGTGGTTAAAGAACGATCCTCCTCCAGTTTACCATATACGGCTTGTTTCTGGATCTAAGCTTGCAG AAGTTAAACAAGAATTTGAGGACAATTGCTCAGTTCAGGTGTACAGTGTACAAGCTTGCATTCCAAAGGATCCGGCTGTGCTTTGGAATGCTGAATTTGTACAGGCAGAAGAGCTCTTTAATCAGCCTTCAACTGTTGATAATTGCTTGAGAGACAACAG GTACTGTGGGGTTTCAAATTCCTTTGTCAAGCGCAATGCTAAAGAAACGCCTCCCGTTTTTGTGCCCCCACAGCGTAATAATTCAGGTGTGACAGGGCCATCCAAAAGTAGCTCTGCAAATCAAACTCCATTTGTTCCTCAACCACAAGAAGGAAAAATACAGCAAGTGAGCCCAAAAATTGGGCTGCAGTCCACCACTGTGGCATCAAATGATGTTAAAAATGAGCATAGTGCTAGGGAAGTTCATGCTCATACTACCAAACCTCATATGGATAAAGAAAAAGGTACAGCATTTCCTGCTAACAAAAAGACAGCCCAGAATGATAAAGGCTCTTCAGGAACTGGAGGATCACTAGCTAGTTTGTGGGGTCGTGCATCTACAAAGTCAAAGCCCAGCTGTCCCCCAGCAGAAACAAATAATGTTGTTCCAAACACCAGTG TAAGTGCAGAAGCTCAAATTTGTGCTCATGAAGCAGTAGATGCCGTCAGCAGTGATGATGAGGGGCAAATTATCAAGCACAAGAGGGCCTCAAATGGTGAAGGCAGCCGGAAGAGAAGGGTAGTCTTTGATTTCTCtgatgaagaaaatgaagatgcaGTCAATCTAGCTTCACCGGATCCTCCAAAAAGGCAGTCAAGTCCAGACTCTAAACACAACAAGAAGTCATCGGTTCTGGATACGaataatttggattttgaagagcaaaaagaagaaaatccaaAGGTCAAGCAGGAGAAAATAACTGAAAGAGATTCTAGTCTATGGAGGGAAGATCCAGTTGCCAACCAGAAAAAACCTGGGATTTCTTTGTTAGATAAGTCTGACAATGCTGTCCCCAAAAAtgatttgaataaaaaagagaaaacaactGAAGCTGCTCCCAATTCTCCCAAAAGGAGAAAGGTGCTTAAGACGCGTATTGATGAACGTGGGAGAGAAG TGACTGAGGTTGTTTGGGAGGATGAGGGGGCAGAAAGCAAGACCACTGAGAAGAACCCAGTCAACAATGTTAACAACAG GCCTCCTGCAACCAAGTCTCCAGCAGTGGGAGCAGCTGCTCCATCTATCCCAGCAGGCAAAGCTGGAAACAAGAAAGCAGGAAAAGGTGGTGTGAAGGATCCAAAGCAGGGAAATAttatgtcattcttcaaaagGGTTTGA
- the LOC122058582 gene encoding uncharacterized protein LOC122058582 isoform X2 — MADVGNTDILSEIQALVSDKLQVVSYKWLSRNFTVSSNDSKRLLLEFVKKHGSGLEVVYTLSGWLKNDPPPVYHIRLVSGSKLAEVKQEFEDNCSVQVYSVQACIPKDPAVLWNAEFVQAEELFNQPSTVDNCLRDNRYCGVSNSFVKRNAKETPPVFVPPQRNNSGVTGPSKSSSANQTPFVPQPQEGKIQQVSPKIGLQSTTVASNDVKNEHSAREVHAHTTKPHMDKEKGTAFPANKKTAQNDKGSSGTGGSLASLWGRASTKSKPSCPPAETNNVVPNTSEAQICAHEAVDAVSSDDEGQIIKHKRASNGEGSRKRRVVFDFSDEENEDAVNLASPDPPKRQSSPDSKHNKKSSVLDTNNLDFEEQKEENPKVKQEKITERDSSLWREDPVANQKKPGISLLDKSDNAVPKNDLNKKEKTTEAAPNSPKRRKVLKTRIDERGREVTEVVWEDEGAESKTTEKNPVNNVNNRPPATKSPAVGAAAPSIPAGKAGNKKAGKGGVKDPKQGNIMSFFKRV, encoded by the exons GCTTCTTCTGGAGTTTGTCAAAAAACATGGAAGTGGATTGGAAGTGGTATACACTTTGTCAGGGTGGTTAAAGAACGATCCTCCTCCAGTTTACCATATACGGCTTGTTTCTGGATCTAAGCTTGCAG AAGTTAAACAAGAATTTGAGGACAATTGCTCAGTTCAGGTGTACAGTGTACAAGCTTGCATTCCAAAGGATCCGGCTGTGCTTTGGAATGCTGAATTTGTACAGGCAGAAGAGCTCTTTAATCAGCCTTCAACTGTTGATAATTGCTTGAGAGACAACAG GTACTGTGGGGTTTCAAATTCCTTTGTCAAGCGCAATGCTAAAGAAACGCCTCCCGTTTTTGTGCCCCCACAGCGTAATAATTCAGGTGTGACAGGGCCATCCAAAAGTAGCTCTGCAAATCAAACTCCATTTGTTCCTCAACCACAAGAAGGAAAAATACAGCAAGTGAGCCCAAAAATTGGGCTGCAGTCCACCACTGTGGCATCAAATGATGTTAAAAATGAGCATAGTGCTAGGGAAGTTCATGCTCATACTACCAAACCTCATATGGATAAAGAAAAAGGTACAGCATTTCCTGCTAACAAAAAGACAGCCCAGAATGATAAAGGCTCTTCAGGAACTGGAGGATCACTAGCTAGTTTGTGGGGTCGTGCATCTACAAAGTCAAAGCCCAGCTGTCCCCCAGCAGAAACAAATAATGTTGTTCCAAACACCAGTG AAGCTCAAATTTGTGCTCATGAAGCAGTAGATGCCGTCAGCAGTGATGATGAGGGGCAAATTATCAAGCACAAGAGGGCCTCAAATGGTGAAGGCAGCCGGAAGAGAAGGGTAGTCTTTGATTTCTCtgatgaagaaaatgaagatgcaGTCAATCTAGCTTCACCGGATCCTCCAAAAAGGCAGTCAAGTCCAGACTCTAAACACAACAAGAAGTCATCGGTTCTGGATACGaataatttggattttgaagagcaaaaagaagaaaatccaaAGGTCAAGCAGGAGAAAATAACTGAAAGAGATTCTAGTCTATGGAGGGAAGATCCAGTTGCCAACCAGAAAAAACCTGGGATTTCTTTGTTAGATAAGTCTGACAATGCTGTCCCCAAAAAtgatttgaataaaaaagagaaaacaactGAAGCTGCTCCCAATTCTCCCAAAAGGAGAAAGGTGCTTAAGACGCGTATTGATGAACGTGGGAGAGAAG TGACTGAGGTTGTTTGGGAGGATGAGGGGGCAGAAAGCAAGACCACTGAGAAGAACCCAGTCAACAATGTTAACAACAG GCCTCCTGCAACCAAGTCTCCAGCAGTGGGAGCAGCTGCTCCATCTATCCCAGCAGGCAAAGCTGGAAACAAGAAAGCAGGAAAAGGTGGTGTGAAGGATCCAAAGCAGGGAAATAttatgtcattcttcaaaagGGTTTGA
- the LOC122058577 gene encoding protein sym-1, which translates to MKALGGNGGFLWWNGLPKRRRYSSQRRESPKSSNSDVGGKAGGGSGFDFPLKQAATAASLALTGDAIAQVSARRKVLQGQDSNNRDVMSTILSNHDWVRALRMTSYGFLLYGPGSYAWYRFLERHLPKQSIQNMFLKVFLNQIVLGPSVIAVVFAWNNLWQRKLSELPAKYQKDALPTLVYGFRFWIPASILNFWLIPLQTRVAFMSTCSIFWNYYLSSTMSK; encoded by the exons ATGAAAGCTTTGGGTGGCAATGGGGGTTTCTTGTGGTGGAATGGCCTTCCCAAGAGACGTAGatatagttctcaaagaagagAATCCCCAAAATCCTCTAATTCGGATGTGGGTGGAAAAGCAGGTGGGGGAAGTGGTTTCGATTTCCCACTCAAGCAGGCAGCTACGGCAGCTTCTCTTGCTCTCACTGGTGACGCCATTGCTCAGGTCAGTGCCCGGCGGAAGGTTCTCCAGGGACAGGATTCCAACAACCGG GATGTCATGTCAACCATTCTTTCAAATCATGATTGGGTCCGGGCACTTCGGATGACTTCCTATGGGTTTCTCTTATATGGTCCAGGCTCCTATGCATGGTACCGTTTTCTTGAGCGTCACTTGCCTAAGCAATCAATACAAAACATGTTTCTGAAG GTTTTTTTGAATCAAATTGTACTTGGTCCAAGTGTGATCGCTGTTGTCTTTGCATGGAATAATTTATGGCAAAGGAAGCTCTCAGAGCTTCCAGCTAAGTACCAGAAGGATGCCCTTCCTACCCTAGTTTATG GATTTAGGTTTTGGATTCCTGCCAGCATACTAAATTTCTG GTTGATTCCTCTTCAGACACGTGTAGCTTTCATGTCCACCTGCTCCATATTTTGGAATTACTACTTGTCTTCAACCATGAGCAAGTGA
- the LOC122060074 gene encoding RING-H2 finger protein ATL46-like yields MSSGSRQAQNGGSNPTNSPVPRITSFQPADAGARTTDPWQLFEERVRWGPYGLRGFPGQSLSPLLLLDGEISGVNHLPRQFVREFPPRRRGQWNVYPEEEPNLTQEQQRKALKELKKHVYNPARNIPRRWSFYNRENPSNSTHLKEEGRDDDGKGCPICLEDFVPNEEVLMTPCNHMFHDVCIRPWVKSHGKCPVCRFTLCDMGRRASSPNDPIRLRNDIMPGELLSLVRAVEETFEWLTVPR; encoded by the exons ATGAGCTCCGGGAGTAGGCAAGCCCAGAATGGTGGTTCCAACCCGACAAACTCACCAGTGCCACGAATAACCTCCTTCCAACCTGCT GATGCAGGTGCTCGGACAACAGATCCATGGCAGTTATTCGAGGAAAGAGTGAGATGGGGACCCTATGGCTTAAGAGG TTTCCCTGGGCAGTCTCTTTCTCCACTACTTCTCCTGGATGGTGAAATATCAGGGGTTAACCATCTACCAAGGCAGTTCGTCCGAGAATTTCCTCCAAGGAGAAGAGGTCAATGGAATGTTTATCCAGAGGAAGAACCTAACCTGACCCAAGAGCAGCAAAGGAAGGCCTTAAAGGAATTGAAGAAGCATGTATACAACCCTGCCAGGAACATACCAAGGAGATGGAGTTTCTACAACAGAGAAAATCCCAGTAATAGCACCCATttgaaggaagaagggagagatgatgatggtaaGGGATGTCCAATTTGCTTAGAAGACTTTGTTCCCAATGAGGAGGTACTAATGACTCCATGCAACCATATGTTCCACGATGTGTGCATCCGCCCATGGGTAAAGAGCCATGGTAAGTGCCCAGTATGTAGGTTCACACTTTGCGACATGGGCAGGAGAGCTTCATCCCCAAACGATCCCATCAGGCTTAGGAATGATATCATGCCAGGAGAACTTCTCTCTCTTGTCAGGGCAGTGGAAGAGACCTTTGAGTGGTTGACTGTCCCTCGCTAA
- the LOC122060005 gene encoding LOW QUALITY PROTEIN: U-box domain-containing protein 17-like (The sequence of the model RefSeq protein was modified relative to this genomic sequence to represent the inferred CDS: inserted 1 base in 1 codon), translated as MASAAIFSSLRRRRSPSLEAFLAPVHLSDVALVQTLVSIGSELISSFSNRLLPSQRRNSQSLIRKIQNFVVLFEFLRDSGSKLTSTAVLCLKELYLLIYRSKILLDYCSQSSRLWLLLQNSSISGHFHDLNQEXSTLLDIFPLKELELSLDIREQIELLQSQSRKAKLFIDQRDEMLRLRLFSFLEEFERGHIPDQVELRRLFIDKLGIRDAKTCRAEIEFLEEQIYNLEGDVEPTVSVLNGFVAFTRYCRFLLFGFEEEEMGSGNHKKQKKGLISLDNGESSVPIPKDFICPISLDVMRDPVIISTGQTYDRPSIAHWMEEGHCTCPKTGQMLTHTRLVPNRALRSLITQWCSAHGIHFDPPDGPDTTMETIAMAAASKAAIKANTATAELLIEQLSNGSEGVKTVAVRELRLLAKTGRENRACIAEAGAIPLLQQLLSSPNPVAQENAVTAILNLSIHDKNKSRVMEESGCLGSIVEVLRFGHTTEARENAAATLFSLSAVHDYKKRIADEEGAVETLAGLLRHGSPRGKKDAVTALFNLSTHVDNCKKMIDSGALSALVGALGTEGVAEEAAGALALLVRQPIGAEAVGKEEMAVIGLIGMMRQGTPRGKENAVAALLELCRSGGTAATLRVARAPALASLLQTLLFTGTKRARRKAASLARVCQRCEAAALPMGAWGVGGYGFSTSSVTDNGSSFAGNVSVPVSIVPPLC; from the exons atggCTTCAGCTGCTATATTCTCGTCTTTGAGGAGGCGAAGGTCGCCTTCCTTGGAGGCTTTCTTGGCGCCGGTCCATCTAAGCGACGTTGCACTTGTTCAGACACTTGTTTCTATCGGTAGTGAGCTGATCTCGTCTTTTTCCAATCGTTTGTTGCCTTCCCAGCGCAGGAATTCCCAATCTCTGATTCGAAAGATACAGAACTTTGTCGTCCTCTTTGAGTTTCTCAGGGATTCTGGGTCTAAACTCACTTCCACTGCCGTTCTTTGTTTGAAGGAACTTTATCTTCTCATTTATCGATCGAAGATTCTTTTAGACTATTGCTCTCAGTCAAGCAGGTTATGGCTTCTCCTCCAGAACTCTTCGATTTCTGGTCATTTTCATGACCTCAACCAGG ATTCCACGCTTCTCGACATCTTCCCATTGAAAGAGCTCGAGCTATCTCTGGACATCAGAGAACAGATTGAGCTTCTGCAGAGCCAGTCAAGGAAAGCCAAGTTATTTATTGACCAACGTGATGAGATGCTAAGGCTCCGGCTTTTCTCCTTCCTTGAAGAATTTGAACGGGGACATATTCCTGATCAAGTGGAGTTGCGTAGGCTTTTCATCGACAAATTGGGGATTCGAGATGCAAAAACTTGTAGAGCTGAGATTGAATTCCTCGAAGAGCAGATTTATAATCTTGAGGGGGATGTTGAACCTACTGTCTCAGTGCTCAATGGGTTTGTCGCCTTTACAAGGTATTGCAGATTTTTGCTTTTTGGctttgaggaagaagaaatgggatCTGGTAACcataagaaacagaaaaagggTCTTATCTCCCTGGATAATGGTGAATCCAGTGTTCCAATTCCAAAGGATTTTATATGCCCAATCTCTTTGGACGTGATGCGAGACCCGGTAATAATCTCAACAGGGCAGACCTATGATCGACCTTCAATAGCCCATTGGATGGAAGAAGGGCATTGCACCTGTCCAAAGACAGGACAGATGCTAACTCACACCCGTCTTGTGCCAAATCGAGCTCTCAGAAGTCTAATCACCCAGTGGTGCTCCGCTCATGGGATCCATTTCGACCCACCAGATGGTCCAGATACGACAATGGAAACCATTGCCATGGCTGCAGCTTCCAAGGCTGCAATCAAAGCTAACACAGCCACAGCTGAGCTTCTCATTGAACAGTTATCAAATGGGTCAGAGGGGGTGAAAACAGTTGCTGTTCGGGAGCTGCGGTTGCTGGCAAAAACTGGAAGAGAGAACCGTGCTTGCATTGCAGAAGCAGGGGCAATCCCTCTTCTCCAGCAGTTACTGTCATCCCCAAACCCAGTTGCACAAGAGAATGCTGTTACCGCAATTCTCAATCTATCAATCCATGACAAAAACAAGAGCCGGGTAATGGAGGAATCAGGATGTTTGGGATCAATTGTCGAGGTTCTGAGATTTGGGCACACAACAGAGGCAAGGGAAAACGCAGCAGCAACACTCTTCAGCCTTTCTGCAGTTCACGACTACAAGAAGAGAATCGCGGATGAAGAAGGTGCTGTTGAGACCTTGGCTGGACTGTTGAGACATGGTAGCCCAAGGGGGAAGAAGGATGCTGTAACAGCTCTATTTAATTTGTCTACCCATGTCGATAATTGCAAGAAGATGATAGATTCAGGTGCACTGTCAGCCCTGGTAGGAGCACTGGGAACTGAGGGAGTCGCAGAGGAGGCTGCTGGTGCATTGGCCTTGCTTGTTAGACAGCCAATTGGGGCTGAAGCAGTTGGGAAGGAGGAAATGGCAGTAATTGGGTTAATTGGAATGATGCGACAGGGGACTCCTAGGGGGAAAGAGAATGCTGTTGCGGCACTGCTTGAATTATGCCGGAGTGGTGGGACAGCTGCTACATTGAGGGTGGCTAGAGCACCAGCATTGGCAAGCTTGCTTCAGACTTTGCTCTTTACAGGAACGAAGCGGGCAAGACGGAAGGCAGCATCACTCGCTAGAGTTTGCCAGAGGTGTGAAGCCGCAGCTTTGCCAATGGGAGCATGGGGAGTCGGAGGGTATGGATTTTCCACCAGTTCAGTGACAGATAATGGTTCAAGTTTTGCTGGGAATGTGTCTGTTCCAGTGTCCATAGTTCCACCCTTGTGCTAG